The Streptomyces armeniacus genomic interval GTAGTGCTGGTACGCGCGGCGGCCGACCTCGAGGCCGATGTCGTCGAAGCGTATGACACCGGTGTCCTTGACGACCTCCAGCGAGGAGCGGTAGTCGACGAGGTCGCGGGAGACGCGCCACTGCTGGTCCTTCGGCGCCACCGCCGTGGTGGCGATCGGCGGCGTGCCCTCCGGTTCCTGGAACGGGCGCGGCTCCACCTCGTCGGGTTCGCCCGCGGGCCGTACGGGCAGCAGCAGCCGGCTGGCTCCGGTGAGGACGCCCAGCCGTACGGGCTGCGGCGGCGGCCACGCCAGCGGCCAGTACGAGGTGGACAGCGACAGCCGGATGCGGTGGCCGGCGGGGAACGCCTGCGCCACCCCGTTCAGCTGCACGTCCACCTCGTAGCGCTGCCCGGGGACGAGCACCTCCGGCTCCGCGTCGCCGTTCCGGTGGGTGAAGTTGAGCAGGCCGAACGTGACGCGCGTGGCCCGCCCGTCCGGATTGACGTCCGACAGCCGCGCGGCGACCATCGCCACCGGCCGGCTGGCGGTGAACGCCAGCCGTACGACGGGCCCGCCGAGGATCTCGCAGCGCTCCGCCAGCGTCTCCGTCTCGAACACCAGCGAGCCGCCGTCCTCCTCGCGCTGGTCGTACGGGAGGTCCGGCGGCGCGGCGTACGAGCACCACTTCCCGGCGAACTGCCCCACGGACAGCGGGGATTCGACGCCCATCTCGTGCTCCTCGCACTCCTCCCCCGGCGGGCCCAGTTCGTACCGCGGGCCCAGCACCCGTACGTCGGTGCGGGTGTGCGGGGAGGGCCAGGAGGGCTCGCCGACCCAGCGGCCGGGGCGCTCCGAGTACGCGGTGGAGGGCGGCACGCTGTCCTGCATCCAGAGGCGCAGCATCGGCTCGTCCATGACGCCGTTGTCGATGCCCTTCAGCCAGCGGTCCCACCAGCGGACCGCCTCCTGGAGGAAGCCGATGGCGGGGCCGGGCTCGCCGAGGTGCGGGTACTTGTGCGACCACGGCCCGATGAGTCCCATCCGCGGCACGTCCAGATGCTCGAGCAGCCGGAAGACGGCGTTGGAGTAGCCGTCGGCCCAGCCGCTGACGCCGAAGACGGGGACCTGGACGTCGGCGTAGTTCTCGCAGACGGAGCCGTGCTCCCAGTACGTGTCGCGGCGCTGGTGCCGCAGCCACTCCTCCAGCCAGAGGCCGCTGCCCCGCAGCCGTTCCAGCCACATGTCGCGCCACCGTTCGCCGACGAGCGTGGGGTCGGGCGGGCAGGAGGTGGCGGCGAACATGGTGGACGCCTCGGCGAGGTTGTCCGAGAGCATGCAGCCGCCCATGAAGTGCATGTCGTCGGCGTACCGGTCGTCGGTGAAGGAGGCGATGAGGATGGCGCCCAGGCTCGGCGGGCGGCGGGCGGCGACCTGGAGGGCGTTGAAGCCGCCCCACGAGATGCCCATCATGCCGGTCGTCCCGTCGCACCACGGCTGTTCGGCGAGCCAGGCGAGGATGTCCTCCGCGTCCCGGTGCTCCTGTTCGAGGTACTCGTCCGTCAGCACGCCCTCGGACTCGCCGCTGCCCCGCAGGTCGACCCGTACGCAGGCGTAGCCGTGCCCGGCGAGGTACGGGTGGTGGATCGAGTCGCGCCAGGCGGTGAGGTCGCGCTTGCGGTACGGGATGAACTCCAGGATCGCCGGCACCGGTTCGTCGTCGGACGAGATCGGGCGCCACATGCGGGCCGCGAGACGGGTGCCGTCGGAGACCGGGATCCAGAAGTGTTCGTCCTCCCTGGTCGCGCAGGGCAGCGAGGTCACTTCGCGCATCAGGAAACCTCCTCGTCGCGGGAGTCGGTGCGAGGGCCGACGCGGGGGTCGTCGTCCGTCCCGGTACCGGGGCCGTCGTCCGGCCCGTTGTCGAAGCGGAAGCCGAGTGCCGCCACGGCTCGTTCGTACTTCCGCTCCAGCTCCTCCTCGTCGTCGGCCGCCACGTACACGTGGGCGAGCTCGTAGCTGTAGCTGTCGTGCGCCTGCGTCGTCTCGGAGAGCCGCGAGCCCTCGCCGACGACGGGCACGACCTGCACGCCCGGCACGTCACGGGCCAGCCGCTCGAGCTCGGCGTCGCTCGCGCGCCGCCGGACCACGCCGTCCCGGAAGCGCCGCAGATGGCACTTGGCGGCGAGCGCGTACGGCCCCTCCCGGTACGGCAGGCGCGGGTCGCGGCCGAGCGCGAGGCTGAGCATGCAGTGGTGGTTCGGCACGCCGTCGACGTGCTCGAACAGCTCGGCGTGCGACTGGGAGTGGCGCGGGTTGATCTCCAGGATGCTGACGTCGCCGGTCTCCGGGCGGCAGAAGAACTCGATGCAGAACGTGGAGTCGTCCAGCCCGATCTGCTTGATCACCTTTTTCGAGATCTCCGCCATCCGCCCCTGCGTACGCGCCGGCAGCGCGGACGGGTACTGGTAGCGCATGAAGCTGGAGGTGCCGGGATAGACGAGCGAGTCGACGATCCCGTACACCTCGACCTGCCCGTTCCGGCTGAAGCCCTCCGCGGTGGCCTGCGCTCCGGACAGCGCCTCCTCCACGACGCACGCCTCGCCGCCTGCCTCGGCCACTTCCGCGGGCAGGTCCAGCAGCTGGAGGATGTCGTCGAACGACTTCCCCAGCCGGCCGATGCCCTCCTTGATCGTCGCCACGGCCGAGCGGAACTGCTCGTCGTCCTCGACGCGGTAGGCGAGCTCCGAGGAGTACGACTTCACCGGCTTGATCCAGACCGGGTAGCGCAGGTTCTCCGGCAGCCGCCCGCGCCCGGCGTCGTCCGCCAGGTCGAGCAGCGCGAACGGCGGGTACGCGTCGACGACCTTCCGCTGCTCCAGCCGGCTCCAGAACTTGTGCTCGCACTTCACGACCGCTTCCAGGCTCGCGCCGCGCAGCCCGTACTCGCCGCACAGGAGCGGCACCATGCTGCTCACCGGGAAGTCCCAGTAGCCGACGATCGCGTCGACGGGCCCGTCGTACGCCGCCAGCTGCGCGCGTGCCTTCTCGATCAGCTCGGCGACCCGGATCTCGCCACGCTGCAGCTCCGCCGGCTCCAGCAGCCGGAGGAAGCGGTACTGGTCCGCGTGCGGCATCTCGTTCAGCGTTCGGGTGTTCTTCTCGTCCAGTCCCAGCACGAACACGTGTGCAGGCTCCATCAGGCACCACCTCATCGCGGACGTCTCCCGGGTGCGCGGAAAAGGCGCTGTTCAAACAGCCGGGCGCGTGCGCGTCAGGGCAGCGGCACGCCGCCCGTCGCGTTGAGGATCTCGCCGGTGATGTAGCTGGCCTCCGGGGAGGCGAGGAACACGTACGCGGGCGCCATCTCCGCGGGCTGCGCGGCGCGGCCGAGCGGCGACTGCTTGCCGAAGGACTCCGTGTCGGGCAGCGTCGCCGGGATCAGCGGCGTCCAGACGGGTCCCGGGGCGACCGCGTTGACCCGTACGCCGCGCCGCGCCAGATCCTGCGCCAGCCCCTGCGTGAACGTCGCGATGGCGCCCTTGGAGGCGGCGTAGTCGAGCAGGTGCGGGCTGGGTTTGTACGCCTGTACGGACGTGCTGTTCACGATGGCGCCGCCCTCGGGGATGTGCGGGAGCGCCGCGCGGCACATCCAGAACAGCGCGTACACGTTCGTGCGCATCACGCGGTCGAACTGCTCCGTGGTGATGCCGTCCAGGACGGTCGGCTGCGACATCTGGTAGGCGGCGTTGTTGACCAGCACGTCGACACGGCCGAACTCGGCGACGGCCGTGTCCACCACCCTCCGGCACTCGTCCTCCTCGCGTACGTCGCAGCTCACGGCCACGGCCCGCCGCCCCTCGTCCGCCACGAGACGCCGCGTCTCGCGGGCGTCCTCCGCCTCCTCGTCCAGGTACGTGAAGAGCACGTCGGCGCCCTCCCGCGCGAAGGCCAGCGCCACCGCACGGCCGATGCCCGAGTCGCCGCCGGTCACCACGCAGGACTTGTCGCGCAGCCGGCCGCTGCCGCGGTAGGTGCGCTCACCGTGGTCGGGCCGGGGCTCCATCCCGCCGGTCCAGCCCGGGTGCGGCTGGTCCTGCTGGGGGAACTCCGGCTCCGGGTACTGGTGGGCAGGGTTCCGCGCGGTGCGGTCACCGCCGTTGCCGCGGTCGTTCATCGTGTCCTCCAGGCTGGTCGTCCGGTGGCACACGGCGGCGCCCGCACCGGTCGTGACCGGGTACCCGCGCTCATCCGTTCAATCGGACATCCGCGCACCGGGGCCACCGGGAGAAACAGGGAGGTCAGTCCTCTGGCCTCGCCTGCCGCCGTATGATGGGGCCGTCCGGTGAGGGAGTCGGGGGTCTACGGGAGTGGTGAGGAAGAGTTGACGAGCCAGCTGTGGCAACCTGTCGCGCAGCCGGGCAGCCTGTCGGAACGCATCGTGGCCCAGGTCGAGAAGATCCTCCTCGAGGAGCGGCTCGCCCCCGGCCAACGGCTGCCCCCCGAGCGCGAGATGGCGCAGTTGCTCGGGGTGAGCCGGCCGTCCCTGCGGGAGGCCGTACGGATCCTGGAGGCACGCGGCCGGCTGGTGGTCCGGCACGGTCAGGGCGTGTTCGTGGCCCAGCCCGGCTCCGAGCAGGAGCTGCGCGCCGCCCTGGAGCGGGCGGAGATCAGCATCAACGAGCTGTTCGCCATGCGCGAGGTGCTGGAGGTGCCGGCCGCCGGCTGGGCGGCGGAGCGGATGTCCCCGGAGCAGGCCGCGGGGCTGCGGGAGACGCTGGCGTCGCTGGACACGGCGTTCGACGAGGAGCACCCCGACTTCGCGCGGCTGGCCGGGCTGGACGCCCAGTTCCACCTGGGGATCGCGGGCGCCGCCGGTAACCGCTTCCTGCAGCAGACGAGCAACGTGCTGAACGACATCCTGCTGTCCGGGATGGAGACCACGCTGCTCATCTCCGGCCGCCGCGAGAAGTCGCGCCGTGAGCACCACCGTATCCTCAACGCCCTCACCGCGGGCGACGCCGCGGGGGCACGCCGCGCGGCCCGCGCGCACATCCGCAGCGCGCACCGGGCGGCGCTGACGCGGATGGCGCGGGAGCAGGAGGCGCTGCCCGCCTCCTGACGCCGCAAGGGCGGGGCGACGCACCGTACGGGAGTGGTACAGCGCGGCGCATACGGGCTTCACCCCACGCCCAGGCGCCGCGCCCACGTGGCAAGTTCGTCCGCCAGGGCGTCCGGGACGGTCAGCGGCCCGGCGGGGTCGATCTCCTCGGGTGGCGTCCGGCCCTCGCCGGGCACCCGGCCGCCCGCCTGCCGTACGGACTCGCTCAGCGCCGCGAGCCGTTCCCGCGCGGCGCCGTCCACGGCGGCGCGCTCCACGTCGAACGCCACCACCAGGTGCGCGATGTCCTGGGGCGACGCGGCGTCCTCGGCGGCGAACATGTCGGTGACCCCCGTCGACAGCGACGGGCCGACCACTCCCCCGGTGAACGCCTCGACCAGGAACGCCAGCGCGAAGCCCTTCGCGCCGCCCAGCGGCGCCAGCATGCCGTGCAGCGCCTCCGACGCGTCGGCGGTGGGCCGCCCCGCCGCGTCGAACGCCCAGCCCGGCGGCAGCGGTTCGCCGGTCGCGGCGCGCTGCGCTATGCGGCCGCGCGCGACGGCGCTGGTGGCGAGGTCGACGACGGCCGGACGGCCCGGTGCCTGCCCGTCCTGTGACCTCGCCCCCGGAAAGCCCGCCGCGAGAGGGCTGGTGGACACCACGGGCCGGTGCCCTTCCCACGGGGGCATCACGGCGGGCCCGTTGGAGAGCACGAGCGCGGCCTGGCCCGCCTCGACGGGCGGCAGCGTGTAGATGCCGAGGGCGCCGCAGTGCGACGTACGGCCGACGGTCACGGCCGCGACGCCGTACTGCGTGCAGCGTTCCGCGGCCAGTTCCGCGGCCCGCCAGAGCTGCCAGTGCCCGAGGCCGTGCTGCCCGTCGTACGACACCAGCGGGCCGGTGTCGGTCACCGTCACGAGACGGGCGTCGGCCCGGCAGCCGCCGGCGAGCAGCCGCCGCAGGTAGTACGGCAGCCGCAGCAGGCCGTGGGAGCCGATGCCCCAGCAGTCGGCCAGGACGATGGCGTGCGCCGTGCGCGCGGCCTCGGTGGAGGGCACGCCCGCCGCCGTCAGCAGGGCGGCGGCCAGTTCGCGTGCGCCGCCGACCGTACGCGGGGAGGGGCTGCGTCCGTTCCGTCGCCGCCCGCCTCGTACGGCGCCGCCCTTAGCCGCCTCGTCCTCAGCCGCCTCGTCCTCCGCCGCCTCGTCCTCAGCCGTCATGCGGGGGCTCCCGTCCGCGGTCCACGGCGCCGACCGCGTGTGCGGCGGCGCCACCGGTGAGGACCCGTTCGATGTCCTCGGCGAGTATCCGGGCGATGCGCCGCTGGCTCTGCTCGGTGATCCCGGCGACGTGCGGGGTGAGCAGCACGTTGTCGAGGTCCTCGAGCCGTCCGCGGCTCGGTGGTTCGACGGCCCGCACGTCGAGTGCCGCGCCCCCGAGCCGGCCGCCGGCCAGCGCGTCGGCGAGCGCTTCCTCGTCCACGGCCGCCCCGCGCCCCGCGCTGACCAGCAGCGCGCCGGGCGGCAGCAGGGACAGCAGCCGCGCTCCGACCATCCCGCGGGTGGCGGGTGTGGCGGGCAGGTGGACGCTGAGGACGTCGGCCGCGGCGGCGGTGTCGTCCAGGGCGGCCAGCCGTACGCCGTACTCGGCGAGCCGCGGGTCGTCGTCGCGTACGTACGGGTCGTACGCGACGACGCGCATGTCCAGCGCGCGTGCGGCGCGGGCGACGGCGAGCCCGGTGGCGCCCAGGCCGAGCAGACCCCAGGTGCCGCCGGACAGTTCGCGGACCGGGTCGCGCTCCCAGCCACCGGCGCGGGTGCGCCGGTCCAGCGGGACGGTGCGGCGGGCGAGCGCGAGCGCGGCGCCGAGGGTGTACTCGGCGACGCTGGTGGCGTTGGCGCCGAGCGCGGCGACCACGACGACGCCCCGGGCGTCGGCCGCGGCGACGTCGATGTTGTCCAGGCCGACGCCCGCGCGCGCCACGAGCGCCAACCGGGGCAGCGCGGCGAGCAGTTCGCCGGTGACGCGGGTGCGGTTCCGTACGACGAGGGCGCGCGCACCGGCCGCGGCCTCGTACAGCTGCCGCGGGTCGCTCCACGCGCCCGGTTCCCGGCGGACGCGCAGCCGGGTGCCGAGAGCGTCGAACGGCTCGCCCCACACGTCCTCGACGACGGCGACGTCCGGCGGCGGCACGGACGCGGGCGCGGCGTACGCCCGTCGGCCGCTCACAGGGCCCGCGCGGCGTGGCGGGCGGAGGTGGTGCCCATGGTGTCGGCCATGGCTGCTGCTCCCTCCCTCTCGGGCGCGGTCAGGCGCTCGGGTACAGCTTGGTGAACACGAACTCGCGGTGGCCGAGCGACTCGGCGGCCGTCAGCCGCCCGTTGACCGTGCGTGCGACGACGTCCGCCAACTGGTCGCCGGCCTCGCTGAGTACGCATTCGCGGCGCAGCAGCCCCGAGCAGTCCAGGTCGATGTGCTCGGACATGGTCTCGGCGGTCTTCGGGTTCGCGGTGAGCTTGACGACGGGTTCGACGGGGTTGCCGATCACGTTGCCCTGGCCGGTGGGGAACAGATGGACCACGGCGCCCGCGGCGGCCATCAGCGTGATGCACTCGGCGGCGGCCGAGGAGGTGTCCATGAAGTTGAGGCCGGGGCGTACGGGTGCCTCCGCCGGTTCGAGCGCGGCCACGACGGGGCGGGTGCCGAGCTTGGCGATGTTGCCCATCGCCTTCTCCTCGATGGTGGAGAGCCCGCCGGCGATGTTGCCCTGGGTCGGCTGCGAGCCGAGCAGGTCGGCGCCCTCGCGTTCGATGACGGTGAGGTAGCGGTCGAACAGCCGCTGGAAGTCGGCGCGTACGCCGTCGTCGGCGCAGCGTTCGGCGATCAGGTGCTCGCCGCCGGTGAGTTCGGTGGTCTCGCCGAAGAGGACGGTGCCCCCGGCGTCCACCCAGCGGTCCACGACCTCGGCGGTGGTGGGGCAGGAGCCGAGGCCCGAAGTGGTGTCGGACTCGCCGCACTTGACGGAGAGCATGAGTTCGGCGGGTGCGGTGGGCTCGCGTACCAGCTCGCTCGCGTCCTGCAGGAAGCGCTGCGCGGCGCGGGACGCCTCCTCGATGACCTTCAGGTCGCCGCGGCCCTCGATGGACACGCCGTGTACGGGCTTGCCGGTGCCGGCGATGCCGTCCACGACGCGGGCCGTCCAGTTGGGCTCGATGCCGATCACGACGACGGCGGCCACGTTCGGGTT includes:
- a CDS encoding CocE/NonD family hydrolase, translating into MREVTSLPCATREDEHFWIPVSDGTRLAARMWRPISSDDEPVPAILEFIPYRKRDLTAWRDSIHHPYLAGHGYACVRVDLRGSGESEGVLTDEYLEQEHRDAEDILAWLAEQPWCDGTTGMMGISWGGFNALQVAARRPPSLGAILIASFTDDRYADDMHFMGGCMLSDNLAEASTMFAATSCPPDPTLVGERWRDMWLERLRGSGLWLEEWLRHQRRDTYWEHGSVCENYADVQVPVFGVSGWADGYSNAVFRLLEHLDVPRMGLIGPWSHKYPHLGEPGPAIGFLQEAVRWWDRWLKGIDNGVMDEPMLRLWMQDSVPPSTAYSERPGRWVGEPSWPSPHTRTDVRVLGPRYELGPPGEECEEHEMGVESPLSVGQFAGKWCSYAAPPDLPYDQREEDGGSLVFETETLAERCEILGGPVVRLAFTASRPVAMVAARLSDVNPDGRATRVTFGLLNFTHRNGDAEPEVLVPGQRYEVDVQLNGVAQAFPAGHRIRLSLSTSYWPLAWPPPQPVRLGVLTGASRLLLPVRPAGEPDEVEPRPFQEPEGTPPIATTAVAPKDQQWRVSRDLVDYRSSLEVVKDTGVIRFDDIGLEVGRRAYQHYDWVADDFESVRGEVVSTMTFHRDGWDVRTVTRTVLACTRKEFVLHAELDGFEGDKRAFSRNWDHVVPRDHL
- a CDS encoding ATP-grasp domain-containing protein — its product is MEPAHVFVLGLDEKNTRTLNEMPHADQYRFLRLLEPAELQRGEIRVAELIEKARAQLAAYDGPVDAIVGYWDFPVSSMVPLLCGEYGLRGASLEAVVKCEHKFWSRLEQRKVVDAYPPFALLDLADDAGRGRLPENLRYPVWIKPVKSYSSELAYRVEDDEQFRSAVATIKEGIGRLGKSFDDILQLLDLPAEVAEAGGEACVVEEALSGAQATAEGFSRNGQVEVYGIVDSLVYPGTSSFMRYQYPSALPARTQGRMAEISKKVIKQIGLDDSTFCIEFFCRPETGDVSILEINPRHSQSHAELFEHVDGVPNHHCMLSLALGRDPRLPYREGPYALAAKCHLRRFRDGVVRRRASDAELERLARDVPGVQVVPVVGEGSRLSETTQAHDSYSYELAHVYVAADDEEELERKYERAVAALGFRFDNGPDDGPGTGTDDDPRVGPRTDSRDEEVS
- a CDS encoding glucose 1-dehydrogenase; protein product: MNDRGNGGDRTARNPAHQYPEPEFPQQDQPHPGWTGGMEPRPDHGERTYRGSGRLRDKSCVVTGGDSGIGRAVALAFAREGADVLFTYLDEEAEDARETRRLVADEGRRAVAVSCDVREEDECRRVVDTAVAEFGRVDVLVNNAAYQMSQPTVLDGITTEQFDRVMRTNVYALFWMCRAALPHIPEGGAIVNSTSVQAYKPSPHLLDYAASKGAIATFTQGLAQDLARRGVRVNAVAPGPVWTPLIPATLPDTESFGKQSPLGRAAQPAEMAPAYVFLASPEASYITGEILNATGGVPLP
- a CDS encoding FadR/GntR family transcriptional regulator, whose protein sequence is MTSQLWQPVAQPGSLSERIVAQVEKILLEERLAPGQRLPPEREMAQLLGVSRPSLREAVRILEARGRLVVRHGQGVFVAQPGSEQELRAALERAEISINELFAMREVLEVPAAGWAAERMSPEQAAGLRETLASLDTAFDEEHPDFARLAGLDAQFHLGIAGAAGNRFLQQTSNVLNDILLSGMETTLLISGRREKSRREHHRILNALTAGDAAGARRAARAHIRSAHRAALTRMAREQEALPAS
- a CDS encoding Ldh family oxidoreductase encodes the protein MTAEDEAAEDEAAEDEAAKGGAVRGGRRRNGRSPSPRTVGGARELAAALLTAAGVPSTEAARTAHAIVLADCWGIGSHGLLRLPYYLRRLLAGGCRADARLVTVTDTGPLVSYDGQHGLGHWQLWRAAELAAERCTQYGVAAVTVGRTSHCGALGIYTLPPVEAGQAALVLSNGPAVMPPWEGHRPVVSTSPLAAGFPGARSQDGQAPGRPAVVDLATSAVARGRIAQRAATGEPLPPGWAFDAAGRPTADASEALHGMLAPLGGAKGFALAFLVEAFTGGVVGPSLSTGVTDMFAAEDAASPQDIAHLVVAFDVERAAVDGAARERLAALSESVRQAGGRVPGEGRTPPEEIDPAGPLTVPDALADELATWARRLGVG
- a CDS encoding NAD(P)-dependent oxidoreductase, whose translation is MSGRRAYAAPASVPPPDVAVVEDVWGEPFDALGTRLRVRREPGAWSDPRQLYEAAAGARALVVRNRTRVTGELLAALPRLALVARAGVGLDNIDVAAADARGVVVVAALGANATSVAEYTLGAALALARRTVPLDRRTRAGGWERDPVRELSGGTWGLLGLGATGLAVARAARALDMRVVAYDPYVRDDDPRLAEYGVRLAALDDTAAAADVLSVHLPATPATRGMVGARLLSLLPPGALLVSAGRGAAVDEEALADALAGGRLGGAALDVRAVEPPSRGRLEDLDNVLLTPHVAGITEQSQRRIARILAEDIERVLTGGAAAHAVGAVDRGREPPHDG
- a CDS encoding UxaA family hydrolase; translated protein: MAAPDGLTGYRRADGSVGIRNHVVILPVDDLSNAAAEAVAHVVPGTLALPHAYGRLQFGADLELTFRTLIGTGRNPNVAAVVVIGIEPNWTARVVDGIAGTGKPVHGVSIEGRGDLKVIEEASRAAQRFLQDASELVREPTAPAELMLSVKCGESDTTSGLGSCPTTAEVVDRWVDAGGTVLFGETTELTGGEHLIAERCADDGVRADFQRLFDRYLTVIEREGADLLGSQPTQGNIAGGLSTIEEKAMGNIAKLGTRPVVAALEPAEAPVRPGLNFMDTSSAAAECITLMAAAGAVVHLFPTGQGNVIGNPVEPVVKLTANPKTAETMSEHIDLDCSGLLRRECVLSEAGDQLADVVARTVNGRLTAAESLGHREFVFTKLYPSA